In Scomber japonicus isolate fScoJap1 chromosome 21, fScoJap1.pri, whole genome shotgun sequence, one DNA window encodes the following:
- the dnajb6b gene encoding dnaJ homolog subfamily B member 6b produces the protein MMEYYQTLGVQKNATQEDIKKAYRKLALKWHPDKNPDNKDEAEKRFKELSEAYEVLSDENKRNIYDRYGKEGLSAGGGGGGGGGGGHYDHFGGSSFTFRNPEDVFREFFGGRDPFADFFADDPFDDFFGGGHSRHRGASRSRTGGSLFGFGHFPAFGHGITGFDSGFSSFGDMGGGITSFSSSSFGGGGGGTGNFRSVSTSTKFINGRKITTKRIVENGQERVEVEEDGQLKSLTVNDVAAEEHEDEFRRRRQNALPSHGLHQRYLRNSAQNPSEEEDEHGLQSLGLTRGHMDNKRKKPWLKDAESKKKRAARLFPRFGGLGAFF, from the exons aTGATGGAGTACTACCAGACATTAGGAGTCCAGAAAAATGCGACGCAAGAGGACATCAAAAAAGC TTACAGAAAACTGGCATTGAAGTGGCATCCAGACAAGAACCCAGACAACAAGGATGAAGCAGAGAAAAGGTTCAAAGAGCTGTCAGAGGCCTATGAAGTGCTCTCAGATG AAAACAAGAGGAATATTTATGACCGATATGGCAAAGAAGGTCtgtcagcaggaggaggaggaggaggaggaggaggaggag GCCATTACGATCACTTTGGCGGCAGCAGCTTCACATTCCGTAATCCCGAGGACGTTTTCAGGGAATTCTTCGGTGGCAGAGATCCATTTGCAGATTTTTTTG CTGATGACCCCTTTGATGATTTCTTCGGAGGTGGTCACAGTCGCCATAGGGGCGCAAGCCGAAGCAGGACGGGAGGGTCGCTCTTTGGTTTCGGGCATTTCCCAGCGTTTGGACACGGCATCACCGGGTTTGATTCAG GTTTTAGCTCATTTGGAGATATGGGCGGAGGAATcacttccttctcctcttcatcttttgGAGGCGGGGGTGGAGGAACGGGTAACTTTAGATCTGTGTCAACCTCCACCAAGTTCATCAATGGCAGAAAAATTACTACAAAACG GATCGTGGAGAATGGCCAAGAGCGggtggaggtggaagaggaTGGTCAGTTAAAATCTCTAACAGTTAATG ACGTCGCAGCTGAAGAGCACGAGGACGAGTTTCGTCGCCGCAGACAGAACGCACTCCCCAGCCATGGTTTGCACCAGCGCTACCTGAGGAACTCCGCCCAAAACCCctcagaggaagaggatgagcaCGGCCTACAGAGCCTGGGACTAACGAGAG GACACATGGACAACAAAAGGAAGAAACCATGGCTAAAGGATGCTGAGtccaaaaagaaaagagctgCTCGACTCTTCCCCCGATTCGGTGGACTTGGTGCCTTTTTTTAA